A genomic stretch from Etheostoma cragini isolate CJK2018 chromosome 8, CSU_Ecrag_1.0, whole genome shotgun sequence includes:
- the LOC117948628 gene encoding daf-12-interacting protein 1 isoform X1, with the protein MSNCEETDLLWESWGWTPGKEKRKKASKKDKRCLKSKNNIPIKTDEQIQKKKKRKQFKEAIDGRKEKKKEKKKKRLALELNGNLISTQGSGSQAKSQGKPETLNPHSYNKPTPDQDSKKKTKRKKKVAFDLSPGYICIKRPKFVSSSHQSPKESILLENEAVRDSQSCSQVTVTGHSQGQRHADESQWTNDSQDLFITQKTFNAPPPEPSSGEASDKAIASSPQKLTPTDELHAPMAWMNQHLKGCPQDSDSYQHHRKTEEHVHKPKRVQVVLTEEEEEEEHPKKKSSFQTKRELNANLTGEKKRPRPAHVTPSMVTAYLDDPIDGNSPLDSAKSKKHYCSSCLSDDPSVLSPMSMESTSTQTENLFTTELSSYLNFYQKSRVTVHLEDLKPLDLSLSHRARKDLGMCLSGKSLSLPGEIHGVNHKDLNLHPSCSSDMKNVKIKKDPSGRHTWSSSTQGKSATILSPKSESADTTTSSEDEPLCRTGKLDLTQVRAVQMRLNESFFFKTKGEGQSPRPESPLMKLAQGRQVKSRKGQ; encoded by the exons ATGAGCAACTGTGAGGAGACCGACTTATTATGGGAGTCTTGGGGCTGGACAcctgggaaagaaaaaagaaaaaaggcctCCAAAAAGGACAAACGATGCCTCAAATCCAAAAACAACATACCCATAAAAACAGATGAgcaaatccagaaaaaaaagaaaaggaaacaattCAAAGAAGCAATTgatggaaggaaagaaaagaaaaaagaaaagaagaaaaagagattagCTTTGGAACTCAATGGCAATTTAATATCTACACAGGGCAGCGGCTCACAAGCAAAATCTCAGGGGAAGCCAGAAACATTGAATCCACACAGTTATAACAAGCCAACACCTGACCAAGACTCCAAgaagaaaactaaaagaaaaaagaaagtggcaTTTGATTTATCCCCAGGCTATATCTGTATCAAACGTCCTAAATTTGTCTCTTCATCTCACCAATCTCCCAAAGAGAGCATCCTCTTAGAGAATGAAGCTGTGAGAGACAGTCAGAGCTGTTCACAGGTCACAGTGACAGGACACAGCCAGGGTCAAAGACATGCTGATGAATCTCAATGGACTAATGACAGCCAGGACCTGTTTATCACCCAGAAGACATTCAACGCTCCGCCCCCTGAACCTTCCAGTGGTGAAGCCAGTGACAAAGCCATTGCTTCAAGTCCTCAAAAGTTAACACCAACAGATGAGCTGCATGCACCTATGGCATGGATGAACCAGCACCTTAAAGGATGTCCACAAGATTCAGATTCTTATCAGCAtcacagaaagacagaagagcATGTGCATAAGCCAAAGAGAGTACAGGTAGTtctcacagaagaagaagaggaagaagagcatCCTAAAAAGAAATCATCCTTCCAGACAAAGAGGGAGTTAAATGCAAACCTTACTGGTGAGAAAAAACGACCACGCCCTGCACATGTAACGCCAAGCATGGTGACTGCATACCTGGATGACCCAATTGATGGAAACTCCCCCCTGGATTCTGCGAAGTCAAAGAAACATTACTGTTCTTCATGTTTGTCAGATGACCCATCAGTGCTCTCACCTATGTCCATGGAAAGCACTTctacacagacagaaaacttATTCACCACTGAACTCTCCTCCTACCTCAACTTCTACCAAAAAAGTAGAGTGACTGTACACCTTGAGGACTTGAAACCTTTGGACCTAAGCCTTTCGCACAGGGCCAGAAAAGACCTTGGGATGTGTTTGTCAGGGAAGTCACTGTCTTTACCAGGAGAGATACATGGCGTCAACCACAAAGACCTCAACCTGCATCCATCTTGCTCTTCAGACATGAAAAATGTGAAGATAAAGAAAGACCCTTCTGGTCGACATACTTGGTCTTCAAGCACACAAGGTAAAAGTGCAACAATTCTGAGCCCCAAGTCCGAGTCTGCAGACACAACAACCTCCAGCGAGGATGAGCCCCTCTGTCGCACTGGCAAGCTAGACCTGACCCAG GTGAGGGCAGTCCAGATGAGACTTAATGAGTCCTTCTTTTTCAAGACAAAAGGAGAAGGACAGTCACCCAGACCAGAGTCTCCACTGATGAAACTTGCTCAAGGCAGACAGGTGAAAAGCAGGAAGGGCCAATGA
- the LOC117948628 gene encoding uncharacterized protein LOC117948628 isoform X2: MVTAYLDDPIDGNSPLDSAKSKKHYCSSCLSDDPSVLSPMSMESTSTQTENLFTTELSSYLNFYQKSRVTVHLEDLKPLDLSLSHRARKDLGMCLSGKSLSLPGEIHGVNHKDLNLHPSCSSDMKNVKIKKDPSGRHTWSSSTQGKSATILSPKSESADTTTSSEDEPLCRTGKLDLTQVRAVQMRLNESFFFKTKGEGQSPRPESPLMKLAQGRQVKSRKGQ, translated from the exons ATGGTGACTGCATACCTGGATGACCCAATTGATGGAAACTCCCCCCTGGATTCTGCGAAGTCAAAGAAACATTACTGTTCTTCATGTTTGTCAGATGACCCATCAGTGCTCTCACCTATGTCCATGGAAAGCACTTctacacagacagaaaacttATTCACCACTGAACTCTCCTCCTACCTCAACTTCTACCAAAAAAGTAGAGTGACTGTACACCTTGAGGACTTGAAACCTTTGGACCTAAGCCTTTCGCACAGGGCCAGAAAAGACCTTGGGATGTGTTTGTCAGGGAAGTCACTGTCTTTACCAGGAGAGATACATGGCGTCAACCACAAAGACCTCAACCTGCATCCATCTTGCTCTTCAGACATGAAAAATGTGAAGATAAAGAAAGACCCTTCTGGTCGACATACTTGGTCTTCAAGCACACAAGGTAAAAGTGCAACAATTCTGAGCCCCAAGTCCGAGTCTGCAGACACAACAACCTCCAGCGAGGATGAGCCCCTCTGTCGCACTGGCAAGCTAGACCTGACCCAG GTGAGGGCAGTCCAGATGAGACTTAATGAGTCCTTCTTTTTCAAGACAAAAGGAGAAGGACAGTCACCCAGACCAGAGTCTCCACTGATGAAACTTGCTCAAGGCAGACAGGTGAAAAGCAGGAAGGGCCAATGA